Proteins from a single region of Rubeoparvulum massiliense:
- a CDS encoding 5-oxoprolinase subunit C family protein yields the protein MKGIRITKSGLLTTIQDLGRLGYQSRGVNASGAMDTYAMKLANLLVGNNEQEAVLEMTLIGAHMVFEEERVVALTGANMSPTLNHQKVELGMPITVKVGDELRLKSASTGCRTYLAVQGGFALPDVLNSKSTSLKAKIGGFQGRPLEVGDVLLLQRSSHSTTHLNWKLSPWLFHYMDEEMPIIRYIQGRQYHWFTEETHQLFNQASFTISPQSDRMGYRLEGPPLQLKVQQELLTEGTAFGTIQVPPNGQPIILMADRQPTGGYPKIGNVIQVDLPKLSQLPPGRKLRFQEVSIQEAQQLLRQQDKLLRCICRAIRLKKEEYGHVSG from the coding sequence ATGAAGGGAATTCGCATTACGAAGAGCGGTCTGCTTACCACCATACAAGATCTCGGACGACTAGGCTACCAATCCCGTGGGGTGAACGCTAGTGGAGCTATGGATACATATGCAATGAAGCTAGCTAATCTCTTAGTGGGAAACAATGAACAAGAAGCTGTATTAGAGATGACGTTGATTGGAGCCCATATGGTATTCGAGGAGGAGCGTGTGGTGGCATTGACAGGGGCTAATATGTCTCCAACTCTAAATCATCAAAAGGTAGAGCTAGGAATGCCCATCACTGTGAAGGTCGGAGATGAGCTACGATTAAAATCAGCATCCACTGGATGCCGCACCTATCTCGCTGTTCAGGGTGGCTTCGCTCTCCCCGATGTATTAAATAGTAAGAGCACCTCATTGAAAGCAAAAATCGGCGGGTTCCAGGGAAGGCCCTTAGAGGTAGGAGATGTTCTCCTCCTTCAAAGGTCCAGTCATTCAACCACTCACCTTAATTGGAAGCTGAGCCCCTGGCTCTTTCATTATATGGATGAGGAAATGCCTATCATTCGCTATATTCAAGGTCGACAATACCATTGGTTCACTGAGGAGACCCATCAGTTATTCAATCAAGCTTCCTTTACCATCAGTCCACAATCGGACCGCATGGGTTATCGCTTAGAAGGCCCTCCCCTGCAATTAAAGGTGCAGCAGGAATTACTGACAGAAGGTACTGCCTTTGGTACCATTCAAGTCCCACCCAATGGACAACCTATCATCTTAATGGCAGACCGCCAGCCTACAGGAGGATATCCCAAAATCGGGAATGTGATTCAAGTAGATCTTCCGAAGCTCAGCCAACTGCCGCCAGGGAGAAAGCTTCGCTTTCAAGAAGTCTCCATCCAAGAAGCACAGCAACTTCTACGCCAGCAGGACAAGCTATTACGCTGCATTTGTAGAGCAATTAGATTGAAGAAGGAGGAATATGGGCATGTGTCAGGTTGA
- the pxpB gene encoding 5-oxoprolinase subunit PxpB codes for MDDLHFSPLSDTSIIIDFGGSISVEKNQQILNFVDVICSDPFPGFLEAVPSYTTVTIFYDPLVIQHAFPYEYVCQWAEEKLTKLVEQKRPASKLVQIPVCYDQALGPDLETVAAYHQRTTEEVIHLHTSQRYHVYFLGFSPGFPFLGGLDPAIATPRKSTPRLKIPAGSVGIAGQQTGVYPLETPGGWQIIGRTPLRLFSLEQEHPTLLQPGDQVEFIPITREEFEGWDQS; via the coding sequence GATTTTGGCGGTTCAATTTCCGTCGAGAAGAATCAACAAATTCTTAATTTCGTAGACGTAATATGCAGCGATCCTTTCCCTGGTTTTTTGGAAGCGGTTCCATCCTATACCACCGTCACCATCTTCTACGATCCACTTGTCATTCAGCATGCTTTTCCTTACGAGTATGTTTGCCAATGGGCAGAAGAAAAGCTGACAAAGCTGGTGGAACAAAAACGTCCAGCGTCAAAATTAGTGCAGATTCCCGTCTGCTATGACCAAGCATTGGGCCCTGATTTGGAGACGGTGGCTGCCTATCACCAGCGAACGACGGAAGAGGTGATTCACCTCCATACATCACAGCGCTACCATGTCTATTTCCTTGGCTTCTCACCAGGCTTTCCTTTCTTAGGTGGATTAGATCCAGCCATTGCTACACCCCGCAAAAGTACCCCGCGGCTAAAAATACCTGCAGGCTCGGTGGGAATTGCTGGTCAGCAAACCGGGGTGTATCCCCTGGAAACACCGGGAGGCTGGCAGATTATCGGGCGGACTCCATTACGTTTATTCAGCCTAGAACAGGAGCACCCCACACTCTTACAGCCTGGTGATCAGGTTGAATTTATCCCCATCACACGGGAAGAGTTCGAAGGCTGGGATCAATCATGA